From Toxorhynchites rutilus septentrionalis strain SRP chromosome 2, ASM2978413v1, whole genome shotgun sequence, a single genomic window includes:
- the LOC129768961 gene encoding microfibril-associated glycoprotein 4-like, producing the protein MSFVASFSLITILVQLVLSSEVISKEADVSSSNGSAGFGFEVLLSKLDYLEYKFMELEYEIKEQNEQTMRNQARLEKSHEGMTWMMSRLDQAVGQNFTSILDQSWRILQQQKSCSNHEALRNEIFKLKPIKGPSDNVRVLFDLHQFKTRGPYESCKEEPSKASGKYLLQPFPSEEPFVAYCEQTKFGGGWLVIQHRYDGSVEFFRNWTEYKNGFGEPDKEYWIGLELLHKLTSPKTYQLLVELEDYNGDYKYAKFSDFEIGTAAEKYMLKKVGTYTGTAGDSMTYHKGMKFTTMDDDNDLSATNCAGVCTGAWWYNNCHHSNLNGRFMNANDVKSVTWYHFKNAHYGLKYTRMMIRAL; encoded by the exons ATGTCCTTTGTGGCGAGTTTTTCGCTCATAACCATACTGGTTCAATTGGTATTGTCCTCGGAGGTGATTTCCAAAGAGGCGGATGTAAGTTCCAGCAATGGTAGTGCTGGATTCGGGTTCGAGGTATTACTCAGCAAATTGGACTACTTAGAGTACAAATTTATGGAACTCGAATACGAAATTAAAGAGCAAAATGAGCAAACGATGCGGAACCAGGCCAGGCTGGAAAAGTCCCACGAGGGAATGACGTGGATGATGTCCCGACTGGATCAGGCCGTGGGTCAAAATTTTACCTCGATTTTGGATCAATCCTGGCGGATTTTGCAGCAGCAAAAAAGTTGCTCCAACCATGAAGCGCTGAGGAATGAAATCTTCAAACTGAAACCAATCAAAGGTCCGTCCGATAATGTGCGCGTGCTGTTCGACTTGCACCAGTTCAAAACCAGAGGCCCATACGAATCGTGCAAAGAAGAACCTAGCAAAGCTTCAGGAAAGTATCTACTTCAACCATTCCCCAGCGAAGAACCGTTTGTTGCTTATTGTGAGCAGACCAAGTTCGGCGGAGGTTGGCTTGTTATTCAGCATCGATACGACGGTTCGGTGGAGTTTTTCCGCAACTGGACCGAATACAAGAACGGCTTCGGTGAGCCAGATAAAGAATATTGGATAGGATTGGAGCTCTTGCACAAATTGACATCGCCGAAAACCTACCAATTGCTGGTGGAACTGGAAGACTATAACGGGGACTACAAATATGCCAAATTCTCAGATTTCGAAATTGGCACTGCAGCAGAAAAATATATGTTGAAGAAAGTGGGGACTTACACCGGAACGGCAGGCGATTCTATGACGTATCATAAAGGAATGAAGTTCACTACGATGGACGATGACAACGATTTGAGTGCAACTAATTGCGCCGGGGTTTGTACGGGGGCTTGGTGGTACAACAATTGCCACCACAG CAATCTGAACGGAAGGTTTATGAACGCGAACGATGTGAAATCCGTGACGTGGTACCACTTCAAGAATGCTCATTATGGTCTGAAATATACAAGAATGATGATTCGCGCGTTGTGA